cacctgttggcccctgttcactgtggttttagacacctgttggcccctgttcactgtggttttagacacctgttggcccctgttcactgtggttttagacacctgttggcccccgttcactgtggttttagacacctgttggcccctgttcactatggttttagacacctgttggcccctgttctctatggttttagacacctgttggcctctgttcactatggttttagacacctgttggcccctgttcactgtggttttagacacctgttgacccctgttcactatggttttagacacctgttggcctctgttcactatggttttagacacctgttggcccctgttcactgtggttttagacacctgttgcccctgttcactatggttttagacacctgttggccccctgttcattatggttttagacacctgttggccccctgttcactgtggttttagactcacctgttggccccctgttcactatggttttagacgcctgttggcccctgttcactatggttttagactcacctgttggccccctgttcactatggttttagacacctgttggcctctgttcactgtggttttagactcacctgttggccccctgttcactatggttttagacacctgttggccccctgttcactgtggttttagactcacctgttggccccctgttcactgtggttttagactcacctgttggccccctgttcactatggttttagacacctgttggcccctgttcactgtggttttagacacctgttggcccctgttcactgtggttttagacacctgttggcccctgttcactgtggttttagacacctgttggccccctgttcactatggttttaaaCACCTGTTGGCCCTGTTCACTATGGtcttagacacctgttggcccctgttcactatggttgcAGACTCACCTTCACTACCTTACAGCCTGTGTTTTCCCTTCTTTGCAGACCCTTCATGTGACCTCTGCATACATGCCTGTGAGGTGGGGAGCTGCGAGGGGAAGCTGAACATGCCCACAGGACTTTGGTTTCTGTCGCTACTGGCCCAGCCTCTTCGCCTCCCTGCGGGTCCAGCTGAAATGAGATTCCGAGGGACACCTTAGTGCAAGCTGTTCCCTGCCAGGAGCTCAGCACAGGGGCGGAGGCCGGCAGGATGGCCAGCCAGCCCCCCGAAGACACCTTGGAGTCGCAGGGGTCCGACGAGCTCGAGTGCAAGATCTGCTACAGCCGGTACAACCTGAGGCAGAGGAAGCCCAAAGTGCTGGGCTGCTGCCACCGGGTGTGTGCCAAATGCCTCTACAAGATCATAGACTTTGGGGACTCCCCGCAAGGTGTCATCGTCTGCCCTTTCTGCAGGTTCGAAACGTGCCTGCCCGATGACGAGGTCAGCAGCCTGCCCGACGACAACAACATCCTTGTCAACTTGACTTGTGGCGGCAAAGGGAAGAAGTGCCTGCCGGAGAACCCCACCGAGCTGCTGCTGACCCCCAAGAGGCTGGCCTCCCTGGTTAGCCCTTCCCACACGGCCTCCAACTGCCTGGTGATCACCATCATGGAGGTGCAGAGGGAAAGCGCCACGTCCCTGAGCGCCAGCCCCGTGGTGGAATTCTACAGGCCTGCGAGTTTCGACTCTGTCACCACCGTGTCCCACAACTGGACTGTGTGGAACTGCACCTCCCTGCTGTTTCAGACGTCCATCCGGGTGTTGGTGTGGTTGCTGGGCTTGCTCTACTTCAGCTCCCTGCCCTTAGGGATCTACTTACTGGTGTCCAAGAAAGTCACCCTTGGGGTCGTCTTTGTCAGCCTGGTCCCTTCGAGCCTTGTCATCCTCATGGTGTACGGCTTTTGCCAGTGCGTCTGTCACGAGTTTCTAGACTGTATGTCACTTCCCTCGTAATCCATAGGCAAAGCCAGCAGTTCACACGCTGCCGTGGAGGTCGGGGGGTTGTGGGGGTCGGGCACTTGATggtgtgttttctttcatgttcttTAAGGTTTCTGTTCACGGCTGGAACAGCCTGGGTCCTAGGTCTGTGGCCTGTTCCCATCCAGGTGTGGACTGGTGGGTGCTCCCGTGTGCGCGGTTGTCCACTTCTCCCGGGGGTTAGCCAGGCAGCTGTGTAGGCCCGGCCCTCGTGGAGCCCCGAGGGGTCCCCCAGGTCTTCCAGACACACCCCAGGGTGAGGTGTGCTGGGTGCCAGAGGTCCTGGTGGCCTGGTTCCTCCTGTCGCAGTCACAGAGGCTCTGCCGAGGTGTGTGGACACGGGGCGTGGCTTTGAGACACATGTGCCCAGTGTGTGCCTCTCCTCCGTGCTCCCAGTGAATTGAGGTGCTTTCTGTGTTCAGGTGGCGTCacccaggtctgctgctcccctGAGAGGCCCTCCCTCCGCATGGCCTGCCAGGAGGACGCTCCATCTTACTCCCGTGGGTGGCTGGACCAAATGCCTGTTCTGCCACTTTCTGAAGAGAGTGCAGGGCGCTGGGGAGTCCACCAGAGCAGCCTGCCTGGCAGAGGTGGCGTCTGCCCGTGACAGCACTGTCCCCATGTTGgctttcctctctccccaggcTTCTCAGAGAGCAGCCCTGCTGGTGACGCCTTTTTCCCAGAACACCTTAGTGTCGTCTGGGCTCTGGCCACGCTGATGAGTCGGCCACCCCTCCCCTGAGCAGGTTTCCGTTTCACTCGTTCTCTTTGGTTTTGAAGATGTTCTTTTCTTCCCATTGTTTAAAAAGTCTGATTAGGACTTGTTTAGCTCAATCCCGGAACAATTTGGGGTGAATTTTGGCAACGAAAACCCAGAAGCAGTCAGGGAGATGCCCTGGCTCACGGTGTGAAGCGAGCCCAAGATGCGCTGTGCTGTGCCGGGTGGTGCTGTGTACAGTGGCTCGGGGGTAGGTGCAGCGCTGTGCCTGCAAGTCTGGGCCACGCAGTGGGCAGAGACAGGCTGAGCTGGTGTCCTCATGAAAAGACCCTCGGGGTAAAGTGGAAGCCAGGGGCAGCTGAACCTGGGCCCCTGCCGTGTCCAGTCAGTCTTGGAACAGATTCAAGTTCTACGTTAATTTCAGATAGAAGCGGAAGCCCTGTGACTTGAGTCTGCACTCCTGACGGTGTAGGGGAAGTGAATGGACACAGTGGTGAGAAGAAACGGTCCAGCAGGCTTCAGGGTTGGGAGATAGAATGTTCACAGAAACTAggcaaaaataagtaaaggagCTTTTTAGTGTCTTAAACCATTATCTATGATTGACATTAAAACATTTGCAACTCTTAGAAAAGGGCTTTACTAAGGCGACTTTAACTTGTCTATGATGAAATATTTGTTGCGTGAAATAGTTACAGAGGGCCATTTCCAATCTCCTTACTCCTTATTGAGGAAAAAGGGATACTTACCTAGAATAGCAGTTTGATTTTCATTAAGTAACTATTAACTTTAAGAACCTGTGTGCCCGAGGTAGGTAGGATGAGAAAGCTTATGTGGATGTGGCCCAGTGAATTTAAGCCCCAACGTACAACTAACTACACTGACGATTCCATAAAACCTAGCTTAGGTCGCATTGTGAATGCAGTTTCCAGGAATCCATTTGTACTTTGagtaaaataatgtttaagaGATGTTTTGTGGTttggatttatatatttataaggtTTTTAAGAAACACTCATTTGTCTGAAGTGTAAATGAGAAAATGGGTGAGTTACGCAATGAGCTTTCCCGACAGTGCTGGATGTGGGACCGCGCTTCGCTTATTTGTGTGACGTCTGCAGTGCTGAAGTCGTGTCTGTGCCTCGTGGCCATCTCCTCCCTTGGTTTCCAGTAAGCTGTTTGGTTTAAAGAGTTTTAaatgtacaacaacaacaacaacaagctcTTCGTGCTGTTGAATGGAGAAAGAGCaatgctttctattttattcactgtGATGTCTTGTTTGTCtattaaattgttattatttcaaaCTGGAAGTTTGATTTCTCTGACTTGTGGCTGAGCTTCAATTATGACTTTGGGCCCCTGTTAACTTTAGATAAGCACAGACTTGAACCTTCAGAAACACTGGGAAGCGGAGGACTTTCTCAGGCACATGGAGATTCCAGAACTTCAGTAAGGCTGACCCCACCCAGTGCACCTCTAAGAGGAGAGAAATCTAGGGAAGAGGGAATATCAATATTGTCTTTGATAAGCCgacttttcagttttaatttgtttGATTTGCTTTCCAGATTTCCCTAGAGGGAATCCAGTTTTTTGTTGAATAGCTTACCTTTTGTGGTCTAGGCAAATTTTTAAAGTTGCCTGGTACCTACCTGTGTCCATTGTTAGGCAAAGTGGAAATAACTGGAGAATTTGTGGCAGTTCTGTGTTTGTGACAGTGAATGGACACAGTGTGTTAACCAAGAATATTGGTTTccggctgggattgtagctcagtggtagaatgcccgcctcacacgtgggaggcactgggttctatcccagaaccacgtaaaaataaaataaagctattgtgtccatatatagccaaaaaatattaaaagaagaagaagaatggttTCATTCACTTCTGAAATCTTTACATAAGCAAAGCGGCTACCTGTGTGGACCTCACTTATTGGCCAACGCAGGCCTAGGGCTTGAAATGAAGACATTTCTCAGAACGTCAGCCTGGTAGACCGGAAGCCCCAGGGACGCTGGGCTGGGTAGGCCAGCTGacaggggaggggcaggtgaaCCTGGCAGAGAGCAAACTCATCCGACCCGGGTTAGCATTTTTGGAGCCACGCTCTCCTTGCAAACTCCTCCAGGTAAACGCTTGCCTTGATTCTTTTGAAACACCACAGAAACACCTCCTGTTATTCCAGAGCCCTCCTCAAAACCAGCGACAGCCTGGTTACAGGTAAGATCCCTAAAAGAGGTCACCCATTTGCTCTTGAAGCTTGAAATTGTATGCTTTCCCCCGCATCTTTGCCCCCTTGATAGATCTTCATTTCTTCTTGCTTCAGTAccctttatgaatttttattcctATAGGATTCATATTGGGTATTTCCTTTTAGGTTTCCTTTTATGTaaaagaggttttaaaaaatgcaggtaAATTAAATGTGGGGATTAGAGTAAATTCCAAGTGAGCCCTGGAGGCAATGCTGATTCAGCCCAGTTCTTGCATTGTTTCTATCTGTGGAATAATCCAAACCTAAGTCTCAGTGTACAGATATTTATGGTTCTGACATGAAGGTGCTTTCAgtttagagaaaaagagaaatcagaaattaaaatatgtccTGAATACCGTGTTACTAAGTTGGGATGTGtgctaatgtatttttaaaagtggctGAACCTTTACTTAATTAAAACATTCAATTAACTGAAACAGTTACTCTATCAGCATTTTAATTAATCAGGAGTTCATTAGATTTGCAACATATTAACCTTTTAAATTGAGATGTTGAAGGCAGGTTGCTTTAGATCTTGGTTATCCCAAGTACACTCTGCACCCAGTCCTCAAAGGTGAGAGGTCTGGCCTGGAGACCCAGTTGCTGGCTTGACAGTAAACAGCAACCCCGGGTGAGTGGGTAGAGGTGTGGACTGGGAAGGAGAGTCTGGGGCTGGGCTCTCCAGGGTTCTCCCTGGGAAGGCTCAGGGGAGGAGCTGGCAAGGGAGCTcctgggaggggccaggaggaaggaggtggaATGAGATTGTTAGGTGAGCACAGATGGAAACAGTCGTCAGATCGGttcatggaaaaacaaaaaaaggttctTCAAGCTTTTTGCGTGAGGATTTGCAACTCTATGGAATAGAGAAGAGTGTAATTATCACGGGTTCACTTAAAGCCCTCAGTTAACCTTTTGCTATAATTGGCATTTCTCTCTTAATCCCCTTTGTCCCttgtcccagatgtggaacaGATATACCTCTAACAGTAACTTTGAAATAATGGTGTTTTTCAAAGTCCATTcttggagaaaaggaagaagtgaatGATCGGAACACATGAAAGCACATGTAAAGGAGACAGAAGCTCTGGATGATGATTTCCAGCCCATTTTAATGCACCGGTGTCAATTTCATTGCAGTAGTTGCAAATCTGAAAACTCTGATTAATGGGTTAGGTAAACACATGCTGCACAGTTCCAAACTTGACACTTCCCCCTAGTGCTTGCCAGCATA
Above is a genomic segment from Urocitellus parryii isolate mUroPar1 chromosome 8, mUroPar1.hap1, whole genome shotgun sequence containing:
- the Rnf182 gene encoding E3 ubiquitin-protein ligase RNF182 produces the protein MASQPPEDTLESQGSDELECKICYSRYNLRQRKPKVLGCCHRVCAKCLYKIIDFGDSPQGVIVCPFCRFETCLPDDEVSSLPDDNNILVNLTCGGKGKKCLPENPTELLLTPKRLASLVSPSHTASNCLVITIMEVQRESATSLSASPVVEFYRPASFDSVTTVSHNWTVWNCTSLLFQTSIRVLVWLLGLLYFSSLPLGIYLLVSKKVTLGVVFVSLVPSSLVILMVYGFCQCVCHEFLDCMSLPS